Within Planococcus citri chromosome 2, ihPlaCitr1.1, whole genome shotgun sequence, the genomic segment GGAACATGCAAACTTGCAGAATTAAAATATATTTACCTGTACTTATTGACTTCAATTATAGCTCCATTCAATTATTGCTCCACCTATGTGCTAGAATTCCAATTGCTTTTTGGCTTGAATAATTATACCTCTTTACATATATAGTCCTAATGTGCCACTATTTATTGGTTTCTTtatcataaaaacaaaaaatcatggtaaaccgaaattaaaataaaataaagcaaTAACAAGAACCattaggtgaaaaaatgtacacattGATAATATACACAAGAGTAATTCTGCATAAAACatacaaataaaattgcaaaCCCAATCTATGAAACTAGTGAGAAAACaaacatgtaaaaaatacataatataatataatttttcaccTAATAGGTGGTCACATGATCctcttattttattcacctaatCACTGTAAATACAAACTCATTCTGACATTGGCCTGGAAAAAGCAAAGATATGAATTTAAAAtggaaacaatttaaaaatgcactcattgtactatgaataattattaaaaaacactCATATCTATATAATTACAATATCTACTTCTCTAAAAACTAGTAAACTGAAGTGAATGTGCAAAAGTCGTGcgaacgtgcagttgtgcaaacgtgcagtcgtgaagtcgtgcagtcgtgcaaacgtgcaaatgtgcagtcgtgcaaatgtgcagtcgtgcaaatgtgcagtcgtgcaaacgtgcagtcgtgcagtcgtgcaaacgtgcagtcgtgcagtcttgcaaacgtgcagtcttgcaaacgtgcagtcgtgcaaatgtgcagttgtgcagtcgtgcaaacgtgcagttgtgcaaatgtgcagtcgtgcaaacatgcagtcgtgcagttgtgctaacgtgcagtcgtgcaaacatgcagtcgtgcaaacgtgcagttgtgcaaacttgcagttgtgcaaacgtgcagtcgtgcaaacgtgcagtcgtgcaaacgtgcagtcgtgcaaacaggGAGCAGTGTAAACATGAAGACATGTAAATGTGTAAATGTgctaatatgtaggtaaatgtGTGAATGTGTAGATTTGTAAATGTGGGAACATGCAAACTTGCAGAATTAAAATATATTTACCTGTACTTATTGACTTCAATTATTGCTCCATTCAATTATTGCTCCACCTATGTGCTAGAATTCCAATTGCTTTTTGGCTTGAATAATTATGCCTCTTTACATATATTGTCCTAATGTGCCACTATTTATTGGTTTCTTtatcataaaaacaaaaaatcatggtaaaccaaaattaaaataaaataaagcaaTAACAAGAACCattaggtgaaaaaatgtacacattGATAATATACACAAGAGTAATTCTGCATAAAACatacaaataaaattgcaaaCCCAATCTATGAAACTAGTGAGAACACaaacatgtaaaaaatacataatataatataatttttcaccTAATAGGTGGTCACATGATCctcttattttattcacctaatCACTGCAAATACAAACTCATTCTGACATTGGCCTGGAAAAAGCAAAGATATGAATTTAAagtgaaaacaatttaaaaatgcactcattgtaccataaataattattaaaaaacactcatacctataTAATTACAATATCTACTTCTCTAAAAACTAGTAAACTGAAGTGAATGTGCAaaagtcgtgcaaatgtgcagtcgtgcaaacgtgcagtcgtgcaaacgtgcagtcgtgcaaacgtgcagtcgtgcaaacgtgcagtcgtgcaaacgtgcagtcgtgcaaacgtgcagtcgtgcaaacgtgcagtcgtgcagttgtgcagtcgtgcagtcgtgcaaacgtgcagtcgtgcaaacgtgcaaacgtgcagtcgtgcaatcgtgcagtcgtgcaaacgtgctgTCGTGCTaatgtgcaaacgtgcagttgtgcatgCAAAcatgcaaacgtgcaaacgtacaaacgtgcaaacgtgcagatgTTCaaacgtgcagacgtgcagacATGCAAACAGTCGTGCagatgtgcagttgtgcaaacgtgcagtcgtgcaaacttgcagtcatgcaaacgtgcagaAGTGTAAATGTGCAGAAGTGTAAATGTGCAGAAGTGTAAATGTGTAATCGTGTAAACATGTAAGTGTGTAAGTGTGTAATAGTGTGATCATATAAATGTGTAAATGTGTAATTGTGTGAATGTGTTTTTGTGTAAATGTGTATTTGTGTAATCATGTAATTGTGtaaatgtgtaattgtgtaacCGTGCAAACGTGTAATTTTGTAAACGTGTAATCGTGTAAATGTGTACTTGTGTTAATGTGAAAATGTGTACCTATATGTGTAAATGTATAATTGTGTAAATGTGTTATCGTGTAAATGTGTAATTGTGTTACATTGTAATCATGTAATCGTGTGAACGTGAATAGTGTCTGTGAATTTTCTGCcgcatttttaccaaaacagcACAATAAATGGACCAAACTTTGCACTTCACAATTGGCGGCACGTTGTAGTGGTAGGTCAAGGGTTTTGTGTCACAGCTTCCATTTTAATGACGctaccaatttgaaatttttacagtagtGCCAAAACACCCTCAGAAAGATTCCCCCGCAAACAGAACGAATTTTGCATTattagtttttgagaaaaaaaatagggaaacttACTTATTGAACAACCCTCGTAGTATTATCTTCCCactatttattggttctttattatgaaaacaaaaaaaatggtataccaaaatttaaaaaaacaagaacaaTAACAAGAACCAAGGCATCTTCTCATCTTCGTAATTGTCACAACGACTTTGAAGCAATTGAAACATATCACGCCATCTCGCGTTTAAAAGTGCAGATTTTGTATCCATTGACAAAGTACAGACTACAGAACATAATTTCAGCTTCAAAGGGTACTTACATTAGATTCGAGAAAATAGAATACGACACTTgattttttgagactttttacATGCAAACATGAAATCGTGGAAgtactaatttttcaatttgaacgacTGAAAGTATATACTTATGttgttttagttttgaaaaaatttcaattttcaaaagcttttgtccTCACTTCACTCAAATCTTttcctgtttttgaaaatattagatGTAATTTCCTGACAACtattgttgcaatttttaaatgttgaagctataaaaatcaactttttgcgtcagttattttaatttttgaattatcaatgTTTTCTATGCTTTCGCTTCTTTTGGGGTAAGTAATTTGAATTCTAcgacacaatttttcaaacattttcaagaatgaaaaatcaaacttcagaAATTCGAGAAACTTAAGTAAATCAATACCCACTGGGTTGGTGCTGGTTCAAAAAAGTGCAATGTAACgaaaaaaggtgtaaaatttcattcaaaaataccaaagagcacaaaattttggctttgaaaCTACTTACgatattgagaattttttttgtacctcacaaattgtaaattttctgaagctttcaCGTTCGCTTCTCTCGGGCAAACTCGAAAATGTTCtgttctctttttgaatttgattttcaaaggtcaaaacgctaaaaaaaagacaaaaaaattgcgaatttttgatttgagaatTCGGTATTaaccttgcaatagaacaattcgaattttttgtcgGATATAAAAGCATACTTGATTTTAGCCCACAAGCTGCGAGTGCTTTCTAATTGAAGAATGATGATATATGCCCAATTAATAAAGGATTATTATACGTattatgatttaaaaagtacAAGAACCAAATAAAAATCAGATGAATAAagcatttatattttttctaaaaataaacataGCTAAGTAGATCCTATTgaacaaaaatataataaatttaaGTTTGTAATAGATGAATAGGAAGGATACTCCTCCAAGTCATCAAAAACGTTCAAACTTTGATCAAGGACAGCAATGCATCTTTATAATGTCCAGATGTatcatcctacaaaaaaaattgaattactcaCCAATAAAATAATTCTCACCTAATCAATGTACTCGGTACCCACCCATCATTTatcccatgaaaaaaatcaatacgtCACGCCAACCAtgcatataggtaggtacctatacttccTGCTACTACATCAACCTCTCCCTCTTCGTCCTCCTCCTCTCCTCTCctattatatttcaaaaaaacaaaaaaattcttacgATAATATCTTCTTCCAGACATCTTTCGTAGAGTTTTTCATATGCTTGTTTGATATTGAACATATCAACTTCGCATCTGGAGACGACTATTCTGATCAATTGACGATCACTGGTTCCAATCCCAGCCATTGCATCGTGCAGACGTTCAGCAAAGAAGGTGGATTTATCTTCCATAGATTTTACTGTcaaacatgattttaaaaaatggaattattcACACTTTAATCGCCTACAAATTATTGTATCGCAATATAACGATTTTAGGGGCCAAAGGAGTTGCCTATATCGGTACTTGAAGGGGCAAAGGGCATAGTAAGTAATATGagaagttgagaaaattatcaCGAAGAAAGTGAAATGCTGCAGTAAGATCAATTGAAATGTAGCCAAACCTTTTTTTATGCTCTCCATGAGTAAAATTGCCAATTGGCTGTTATTATACAGGATGTCCCGTAAGTGATCTGCCGAACTCAAATTTTGCATGAAATTAAATCAGACCCaaatatgtatatatatatttttttaaattcaaatgcttgaaaatttatagaTGTTTGTTTCCAATTGACAGGAAATTCTTTAGCagaatgtaatttaaaaattgcaaaaattgttcagttaGCACCGATGTAAGTCATGTAAGTTTTAAAGTGCATTTCCAAGTCGATAATATCGTTATCATTAGTTCTGCAAAAATGCAATCAAGGATAATTAtctaattcagaaaaaaagtacTTCGTGGTAAAAGTAAAAAGGTTGTTTACAACGAAATAGTTACCTAcagaaaagaataaatttttctcaaaaatgcttATCAGCTTGACAAAAATTccgagaaaaaatttctttcgtcAAGTTCCAAGTACCTCGTCACTGAATGAATTTCtctagatgtacattttgatgctttttcgaaatgctcaattttcgagatgggatcttccaatggaaggggagcagcggagcccccccccctcctccaaatttaggcaaaactatcaaaaaaatctggggcatgtgatgtatcgaattgtatgtttttggtgacgctgaacacgaatatgacgtcagatttttgattgtacCCCATTcacagcccccagcacctccccaaatggggtaaaagttaaaaaaaagtgttttgatcgtgcaacacatgaaatagtatgtttttggtgacgctgaacacgaatatgacgtcagatttttgattcatGGACTCCATATACAgaaatcattacctatttgttGGAGTTTTACCTATTTGGAGAGGTTCTGAGGGCCATGGGtgagatcaatttgaaatctaAGGCTgtgtattcgtgttcagcgatatcgaaaacatccTATTTCATGTGCCACACGAATGAAAccctttttttgacttttggctcctttggggaggtgctgggggctgtggatgaggttcaataaaaaatctgacgtcatattcgtgttcattgcagcgtcaccgaaaacatacaattcgatacatcacatgccctagattttttttgaaagttttgcccaaatttggaggaGGGGGTGCTCCTCATTCATTAGAAGATTccatttcgaaaaagcatcaaaatgcacatctatggaaattttttcagaattttaaacgGCAGCTCctacttacagcgccattttgaaaatgtcaaaatacttgaaaagttcaaaatgcaatgccctttgaAATAATATTAGGTAAATCTTACCAATCGCCAACATTGAATTCTTAGCATCTCCGGTGAACTTCTCGATAATTTCATCCAAAGCATTCTGAGAATTTTCACGATACTGTTGTAAGTGTTGGAAAACTCTATGCAAGTGATCGGGATGGCGATTAACCACGATTCCGAGGATCGAAAGAAATACTGACTCTTCGGGATCAGATTTTGAACCCGAACACGCAGCTTTCAATTCATCAATATCTTTTTTGATAGCTTCCTCGTTGACGTTCTCACATTCTGATCTCTCGGCCTATTGGTATACGAAGAGAAAAATACCTAACGTTAATTTAAAATACCAAGTCCAAAGCTGAAATGCTTAATTATCACTTTCGGTTGAATTTCACTCTTACACTTAGCAATGATATGAGCCAACGTTGAAAAATGCCCGATGTGTCACCTGCTATATCCTCCACCAAAGGTTTTTCatattctgaaaatattttcaaaagtgtgTTCGTAAATAAATCGTAGGGTAACGGAGGAAAAAAATCCGATTTTATCGTTTAATTATCGCAAACGAGCCTTACTTTTTTCGTACGCGTGCTTTATGTAGTCAATTTGTAGGTTTGTAGCTGTACATAATATTTCTACCAGTGTTTTCTCATCTGTTCCAAGCCCTGAAATAGCGTAATGGAGTTCATCGGCTAGAAATTCAGCCGGTGGTTTCACCAATGCTACCATTAGGTTTTTGAAATCACCCGAAAGCCGGTCTTCTAATTCGCAAATTAAATCCTATAAAGATTAGCGAAGATGCCATATTAAAACATGTAGAAAATTATTAAAGCGAATGGTGAAATTTATCGAGAGTAAAGATATATGGGtaaatgaataaataggtacctacatttccgcataattttttatattctgcTGCGATTTGCAATCGTTGGCGACTAATTCTATTAGTAAGCACATTGATGATAGTCTCTTCATTGATGCAGTCATCTTTCAAAGCCTTTTTTAAGGTTTGGGCATCGCAACTCGGATTAGATGGTGTGGGTTTCAAAGTTGCAGTTTGATTTagctttaataaaataattaataaataggtaaataattacTCGAaagcaaaaatataaaaaaatagataggtaatcggtaagtaggtaagtatttttcaaagaaaatatccAAGTTCTTACCTGCTtaatttcgtaataaaaataatcagaatTCAATGAAGACAAAGACATGATTGAATTCTTCAACGTTCAAAACCAACACTACTTAAAGGTAAACAACtacagaaaattttctaaactgaaacaaaaaacaattaacTCGTTAATTTAAGACTAACGCGGCCGAATAAGTAgatagaatgaaaaattaacatcacatgcaaaaaaaaaaaattacaactatGGTAAGATTTTAACGCTTTATAAAATGAACGAACCAGATCACAGTTTGACTAGAGCCAATTATTCGATTAGGTACTATCGTTCAACTTTCACCTGCTTTCGGTAACTAGTTTTTCCAAAAGTGCAACAGTACTAGGTAAACTGAGTGAAAATCACAGCGAGTCGGAAACTTTATACTGCGAGGAAGCCTGAAGTCATCCATTAGTCGTTCGCTTAATActaattcaaatcattttaattcttaaaaattacgAGCATCGATAATTACAATCAATACATTCGCGAAACTCATTATAACAAAATGAGCAATAATAACAtgcataatataaaaattatgtctGCACTCTTCAGGGAAAAATTAATAGTTAGAGGGAATAGTTAAGATAGGTAACCTATATCTACCTATGGAAACAACTCGATAATCCTATCAATACCTGTAACCTAtccaatatattttttggaataaatttttctggaaaaaagaattatctagaagcattctgctcaaagatgaaaaaattttcaaatcatttgtaGGTACTCTATAGacacaaattttcatctttctcgatatttttcaattttggggatCTCATACCATCATTTGGTGGACCAAAGagtgtttttcttgaaaaaatgaaacattttcaaaaaatttacctaggtatatacagatgtgaatttttcatttttttgatgattttttcgactttgaggggctttataGGGAACCAACATGATTGAGACCGAgggaagcttttttttttgaaaacgtgctTATTCAGAAACATTCTGcgcataaatgaaaaattttcaaacaatttttacagacatcaattttttatattttttaaacatctttttacaaatttggaGGGCTCTATGCAAgagagccaacatcatttggggctttaacaatggttttttcttgaaaggggGGTTATTTAAAACAATTCTAACATAGGGtatgagatattttcaacaaattttccttaaatttgatttatcatcattttattgtgattttttcaactttgaggggctccgTATGAgggggccaatatggtttgaagggtcGCGATCTGGGAAAGTTTTTTCTAGAAAACgggattatttagaaatattctgacgcaaaaacaaaaaacttttatgaatagaacttttttaaaaatttttttgatttttttcaactcaaggGGCTACTGGCACCACTTTTTTACAgatggggaaaaataaaaaatacggaattattttctcacccgaggtcatAACTTTGGGAGGGGGTGGGAGGGGGAAAATTCCAACTCtgcaaaataaggtaggtacacCGTACACCCTAATAGACTGTAGTGTTGTAAATGGCcggttttctcatttttcatctcAGTTTCCAGAGCTGTGGGTCTGAAACGATTCCGAAACCGGAACTGATTAAATCCCGATTCATATGcaaccccaaaaccaaaatcgttatttttctagatcatgaaactgaaaaaatccagGAACTGacataattttgaacccaaaacatttcccaattttggtttcgggattttaatttttgcttcgattttattttgctgggacagaagcacacatgcagaaaatgatcaaccaaatcaacagtaccagattaaaatatggaatgaaaataaacacgAGCAAAACTAAGGttatgagatttacaaaaggagacgcTGAAGAGCTGTCAAAACCAACATAGACCATTTATTCGAACGATATTGTCCATATCTTAAAAACGTAAacaatcggtaaattttggggcaaatatcctgaaaaaagtATTACTTTTCGCTTTTTTTCTCGCGAgtagataaattttaaattaaaataccgAAAAACTGAAGTATTTTTGAccaagaattcattttttctggttagttttttaaaattttacatattcATGGAGAATTCTTTAAAAAGTACCGCTTTTACGTGATAtttgccccaaaattgaagaaaaaggtACTGATAAGGACCAAATCCGCCATGTTGTGACGTCAGTCAAATATGGTCTATTGGAAATTTGGAacccaagaaattgaaaatgtaaatcaattcagataccttAGAGCACTGATAAAtaacgatggtagagatcataaagaaattataaatcacggattggaattcGGACTGGTTTCTCACATAGAGGGCGCTAGTGTACCCATTGTTCTCAACATCTATACACTGAAAGAGGTTACACCAAAAACAAGATAGGTAGTTACTTTTGAACTCGCCCATCGGCTGACGTGACGTCATCTGGAAGAAGCTAAAAAGTAGGTAAGCCATTTCCGCAACGCTTTTTGTGTGACTGAAattacgtttttcaatttttttggcaaaacgaaggagtttgggtgaatttttatgaaacataaTTTAAAGATAATAAAATTTACTATCGATTGGTATATATTTCATTGAATATTGTGcaattttaacgattttatgatcattttcattttcggatttttactgtacccgaagttcaaattgaaattactcaaaattttcagtggacacataggtgtTTTGAGtaaccaaaatgttcagaattttatgcTCTTTAATTTAGTCTTTTATTTGAAGCGTTAGCTTTTatcgtttgaaaattatcaaagttcaaagttgtaaaaacatGCCGTGCAGACtgcagaataaaaattcaaatgcgaattgaattttttacacgaaattttcaaagaacacAAGTAACACAATTAGTACATatgtgttttaaaaaaccaaagtgttcaaaattctaattttatggtattttatatGGTTTTTTATTCGAAGCACCAACTTTCATCATCATTCTtaagttatcaaaattcaattcaaagctgtcaaaaatgaagaaatttcactTTGAATTAGAATTACCTAATCGAAATTTTTAGTAAGCACACgagtgtttcaaaaaatatctagaATGTTATACTATTTAtttaatatgattttttactcctcaacattttggttttttgaaacatcTACGTGTCCGGTGTCCGCtgaaatttcgagtaattttaattcaaagtgGAATTTTTATTACGCGCGGCATGTTATTGTTTTCACAACCTTTGCACCTTAATTAATAACTAATAGCAAtaacttttgattttgaatgagATGAAAGCCAAGACTTCTaagttctaaaataaaaaataaaaaattacattaaagaGCATAATTATAATTTCCagcattttagttttttcatttttgaaacatctaCTCAAGTGTATACTACTTATTGTGTTCgctaaaaattttgagcaaatttcaaatcaaagtggcattattttattatttttatttatttattaaagaGCGCAACACGctgaacattttggttttttaaaacatctacgtgcttattaaaaattttgagtacttaatttcaattcaagatTGAATTTTACTGTGCACGGTATATTTTTACAACGTTGAACTTTCATTACCTTTGAGGCTTTGAACGATAAGAGCTGAcgctttgaataaaaaattattgaagagctcaaaattatcaacattttggTAAGTAAGTATCTTAAAACAGTTAAAAAACTTATacgttcactgaaaattttgagtaatttcaattaaaacttCGCATACAGTAACAATTcggaaataaaaatatttgtaaaatcgTCATTATTGCACAAAATCAGATAAAATTTATACCAGTCGAtagtaaattttaatatctttaaattatgttttataaaaatttactcaGACCCCTTCgtcttgccaaaaaaatcgaaaaaccataaaaaaattacgcgACCACCATTATCATAATGTGGAAGCTTCTTCCAAGTGACGTCACACGCCTGGTGCGGAAAGAGGGAAGCAGTCGCCCTGTTTTTTCGCGTAAAACGGGTTTTGGTGTAACCTCTTTCAGTGTATAGATGTTGCATTGTTCTAGCTTCTTCAGATGGGGCTTTTCTTAACCCTTTCTTATCAatcatattttaccaaaacgttggacttacaagttgaaaatgaaaatatgatttggtcatgattaatatgcaataataatcgtaaaaataatgtcgtcgtcgtcgtcgcagtcgcgctcctttacaggagatagcgtatacttccatctatatcagccggtttctagcgtatctgatagtttctttcagggtcttacagggggagttggccggtgagtttgttgttaacatctccaatcgtttcctccctcttgtagttcttccttgaattttcccctgtaccgctagcatgaaaataccgttttctcgtattttatgagctagatactttagctttctgttctttatatcttctactaccactttccgctcctctcctattcttgctaatacttcctggttggtgatgaagtccttccatgaaatccctagtagccttcgatagcaccacatctcaaaagcagatcctttcttctcgcattctgcactcatggtccatgtttcacaggaatacttcagaacggtccatacgtagcatcgcataattctctttctcagagctagactcatcgtttgatttcccagcacattggctaggttgtaaaggcgctttttgccattccaatccgtgatttaatttctttatgatctctaccatcattatttatcagtgctccaaggtatctgaattttcaatttcttgagttccgatgttgattttgacctccttgaagtctccttttgtaaatctcatcaccttggtcttgcctgcatttatcttcattccatattttaatccagcactgttgatttggttgatcattttctgcatctgcgcttctgtttCAGCAAGGATCAGTTTGTCGTCTGCgtagcttatttcatttattctcttgccgttgatcttgaatcccatttgtttgattcgcgcttctctcattatttcttctgtgtacacgttgaacagcctaggtgagagggggcatccttgtctcacacctctctttataccac encodes:
- the LOC135834455 gene encoding annexin-B12-like, which translates into the protein MSLSSLNSDYFYYEIKQLNQTATLKPTPSNPSCDAQTLKKALKDDCINEETIINVLTNRISRQRLQIAAEYKKLCGNDLICELEDRLSGDFKNLMVALVKPPAEFLADELHYAISGLGTDEKTLVEILCTATNLQIDYIKHAYEKKYEKPLVEDIAGDTSGIFQRWLISLLSAERSECENVNEEAIKKDIDELKAACSGSKSDPEESVFLSILGIVVNRHPDHLHRVFQHLQQYRENSQNALDEIIEKFTGDAKNSMLAIVKSMEDKSTFFAERLHDAMAGIGTSDRQLIRIVVSRCEVDMFNIKQAYEKLYERCLEEDIIDDTSGHYKDALLSLIKV